One genomic segment of Catalinimonas alkaloidigena includes these proteins:
- a CDS encoding transposase, whose amino-acid sequence MVSGHTQAVDSAYVKANASLDSLEQKLPADTPKNHLKKVLKQNQEQHSTENKSDSEQEKDEDYKYISVNKRKLKDIAAREKNWTEKQRRRPGGTDERSKYLSNKLHYSPTDPEARVAVKPGKRRQLCYAAQIAVDSSHHVISHIQADFADKKDCQILPTLLQNLMQRLKKHDLKIDRLLADTGYSNGENYAILERHGIEGYIPAHGTYKQELEGFVYNDKEDVWICSQGKKASFRRYYIERGNLKKRYYTKRKDCKGCPIKIQCIGKGYEKRIDKTAYQAEYERMIARVESSKGQYLKKRRQATVEPVLGTLINFMGMRKINTRGLALAHKNFVLAAASYNLKKYLNFSKKRVIAQVNALEGQISAIFNIPSFCWS is encoded by the coding sequence ATGGTATCTGGACATACACAAGCAGTAGATTCTGCTTATGTCAAAGCGAATGCATCTTTAGATAGCCTGGAGCAAAAACTTCCTGCTGATACCCCCAAGAATCATCTTAAAAAGGTACTCAAGCAGAACCAAGAGCAACACTCAACAGAAAATAAAAGTGATAGTGAGCAAGAAAAAGATGAGGATTACAAATACATCTCGGTTAACAAGCGTAAACTCAAAGATATTGCTGCCAGAGAGAAAAACTGGACAGAGAAGCAAAGAAGAAGACCCGGTGGGACTGATGAAAGGAGCAAATACCTAAGCAATAAACTTCATTACTCACCTACTGATCCAGAAGCCAGAGTAGCTGTTAAGCCAGGAAAAAGGCGCCAGCTATGCTATGCCGCTCAAATTGCTGTGGATTCTTCTCATCATGTTATTAGTCATATCCAAGCTGATTTTGCGGATAAAAAAGATTGTCAGATTCTACCCACGCTTCTTCAGAACCTGATGCAAAGACTCAAAAAACATGATCTGAAAATTGATAGGCTTTTGGCCGATACTGGCTATAGCAATGGAGAAAACTATGCTATTCTAGAAAGGCATGGCATTGAGGGCTATATTCCTGCTCATGGAACCTATAAGCAGGAATTAGAAGGCTTTGTATATAATGATAAAGAGGATGTATGGATTTGTTCTCAAGGTAAAAAAGCCTCTTTTAGAAGATACTACATTGAGCGGGGAAATCTCAAGAAACGCTACTACACCAAAAGAAAAGACTGTAAAGGCTGCCCAATAAAAATTCAATGCATTGGTAAAGGATATGAAAAGAGGATAGATAAAACCGCATATCAAGCAGAGTACGAGCGCATGATTGCAAGAGTAGAAAGTAGTAAAGGTCAATACCTCAAGAAGCGAAGGCAAGCTACCGTTGAACCAGTGCTAGGAACCCTAATCAACTTCATGGGCATGAGAAAAATCAATACTCGAGGTCTTGCGCTGGCTCACAAGAATTTTGTACTAGCCGCAGCTAGTTACAATCTCAAAAAGTACCTCAATTTCTCTAAAAAGAGGGTAATAGCCCAGGTAAATGCTCTGGAAGGGCAAATATCAGCTATTTTCAATATACCTTCTTTTTGCTGGAGCTGA
- a CDS encoding type II toxin-antitoxin system HigB family toxin, translating to MKRIFAKSTLRDYWEKHADSEQHLKTWYDTAMNADWKSPSDVKNTYASASILKDSRIVFNIKGNSYRLIAKFNFEKQWIFIRFIGTHAEYDKVDANTI from the coding sequence ATGAAAAGAATATTTGCAAAGAGTACGCTCAGAGATTATTGGGAAAAGCATGCGGATTCAGAACAACACTTAAAGACATGGTATGATACAGCTATGAATGCTGATTGGAAAAGTCCGAGTGATGTAAAAAACACTTATGCTAGTGCGAGTATTTTAAAAGACAGTAGAATTGTCTTCAACATCAAAGGAAACTCATACAGATTGATAGCAAAATTTAACTTTGAGAAACAGTGGATATTTATCCGTTTTATAGGAACTCATGCCGAGTATGATAAAGTTGACGCCAATACGATCTAA
- a CDS encoding helix-turn-helix domain-containing protein produces the protein MPWKETTIMEQKIEFICEWRIGQYTLAELCRSFEIFRPTAYKIIARFENEGYEGLRELSRKPRGMHPNATDQKVVEDILKLKERHKLWGVKKIHKLLYNDFSDEMVPSILTVHNILKKHGLVSPQKRLRRVKPIHPIFDPKHCNEVWSADYKGKFLMGNKIYCHPLTIADSKSRFVFTAKGHYDTIKKTWLQQRLSSQRFSESMVSPNKSIPIMVVCLGL, from the coding sequence ATGCCTTGGAAAGAAACAACGATAATGGAACAAAAAATAGAGTTTATCTGTGAATGGCGTATCGGACAATATACGCTCGCGGAACTTTGCAGAAGCTTTGAAATATTTAGGCCTACTGCCTATAAAATCATAGCCCGATTTGAAAACGAAGGATATGAAGGGCTCAGAGAACTTTCAAGAAAACCTCGTGGAATGCATCCGAATGCGACCGATCAAAAGGTGGTGGAAGACATTCTTAAACTGAAAGAAAGACACAAGTTGTGGGGAGTAAAAAAGATCCACAAACTGTTGTATAACGATTTTTCAGATGAAATGGTCCCAAGTATTTTGACCGTACACAATATCCTGAAAAAACACGGTTTAGTAAGTCCTCAAAAACGTTTGCGAAGAGTCAAACCCATTCACCCCATTTTTGATCCAAAGCACTGCAATGAAGTGTGGAGCGCGGATTACAAAGGAAAGTTCCTGATGGGCAATAAAATCTATTGTCATCCACTAACCATAGCTGACTCAAAAAGTAGATTTGTATTTACAGCAAAAGGACACTATGACACTATAAAGAAAACCTGGCTTCAGCAAAGGCTGAGTTCACAAAGGTTTTCAGAAAGTATGGTATCCCCAAACAAATCCATACCGATAATGGTAGTCTGTTTGGGTCTGTAA
- a CDS encoding RagB/SusD family nutrient uptake outer membrane protein, which translates to MKKYTILLFTIMVLCFATSCEDLLEEKTYTALQPSDFFNRLEDAEITLNAIYGELRYSDITRDAVTLQEVCTDIHLERSGGIFTFNEPIEEFVWTSSHQWLRDDWERRYRGIFKANVVLDNLDPITGDEQRKAEIRAEAVFLRAFNYFLLYDKFGPVPLVTTSVTEVTDRPARASEQEMIDFMVSEFRDAAEVLPLTPPRDQYGRPTKGAALTALTKLYMMIRDWDNAAATALEVMNLGIYDLFVEGNRTELFSPDNQRDNEFIFVSVMSNTPNNDTGDGWLSHVVPRGYQWQYPPRQIFAAEYKIRSAFIDTFEPEDERLDAFLFEFVNADGDTIVLGEDNARSLKYPEYPNQDASRSSDDFPFFRYADVLLCRSEALNELNGLNQESVDLLNMIRDAAGVETFLVDDFSSAQEFKQFLLAERGREFHTEALRRQDLIRHGVFIEMAIERGKSAQDFHVRYPIPITEIERNPNLIQNDGY; encoded by the coding sequence ATGAAAAAATATACAATACTTTTATTTACGATTATGGTGTTGTGCTTCGCGACTTCCTGCGAAGATTTACTGGAAGAAAAAACCTATACTGCCTTACAGCCTTCGGACTTTTTTAATAGACTGGAGGATGCAGAAATAACCCTCAATGCCATCTATGGCGAGTTGAGGTATAGTGATATTACCCGAGATGCGGTTACCCTTCAGGAGGTATGTACCGATATTCATCTGGAAAGGAGTGGAGGTATATTTACTTTCAATGAACCCATTGAAGAGTTTGTCTGGACTAGTTCACACCAGTGGTTAAGAGATGATTGGGAACGGAGATATCGCGGGATTTTTAAAGCGAACGTAGTACTTGATAATCTTGACCCTATTACCGGTGACGAACAGAGGAAAGCTGAAATAAGAGCTGAGGCTGTCTTTTTAAGAGCATTCAACTATTTCCTCTTGTATGATAAGTTTGGTCCCGTACCCTTAGTCACCACCAGCGTAACCGAGGTGACCGACCGTCCGGCAAGAGCAAGCGAGCAGGAGATGATTGATTTTATGGTATCAGAATTCAGGGATGCGGCTGAGGTGCTGCCTTTGACACCGCCCAGAGATCAGTATGGACGCCCCACAAAAGGAGCTGCTTTAACGGCCTTAACCAAGCTGTACATGATGATAAGAGACTGGGATAATGCAGCTGCAACAGCCCTGGAAGTTATGAATTTGGGTATTTATGATCTTTTTGTAGAAGGGAACAGGACCGAGCTGTTTAGTCCTGACAACCAGCGTGATAATGAATTTATTTTCGTTTCGGTTATGTCTAATACGCCAAATAATGACACTGGAGATGGATGGCTAAGCCACGTAGTGCCAAGAGGTTATCAGTGGCAATATCCTCCCAGGCAGATATTTGCCGCTGAATATAAAATACGCTCGGCTTTTATTGATACTTTCGAACCGGAAGACGAAAGGCTTGATGCGTTCCTGTTTGAATTTGTAAATGCTGATGGTGATACTATTGTATTAGGTGAAGACAATGCCCGAAGCCTTAAATATCCTGAGTACCCCAACCAGGATGCGAGCCGGTCTTCAGATGACTTTCCTTTTTTCAGGTACGCCGATGTACTTTTATGCCGGTCAGAGGCATTGAATGAGTTGAACGGCCTGAATCAGGAATCCGTTGATTTGCTGAATATGATCAGAGATGCGGCCGGTGTGGAGACATTTCTGGTAGACGATTTTAGTAGTGCTCAGGAATTTAAGCAGTTTCTTCTGGCTGAAAGAGGTCGTGAATTTCATACTGAGGCACTCAGAAGGCAGGATTTGATAAGACACGGGGTATTCATAGAAATGGCCATTGAGAGGGGAAAGTCTGCTCAGGATTTTCATGTACGCTATCCTATTCCGATCACGGAAATTGAAAGAAACCCGAATTTAATTCAGAATGATGGCTATTAG
- a CDS encoding helix-turn-helix domain-containing protein, giving the protein MDIRLIKTKDDYQQALKRLEEIFDAPIGTVESDEADVLGLLIDEYEKKYHPIEAPDPIEAIKIRMEEMQLKQRDLVDEIGGKNRVSEILNRKRKLTLEMVRNLATRLNLSAAILIKDYQILK; this is encoded by the coding sequence ATGGATATCAGACTTATAAAAACTAAAGATGATTATCAGCAAGCATTAAAAAGGCTTGAAGAAATTTTTGATGCACCTATCGGAACAGTTGAAAGTGACGAAGCAGATGTATTAGGACTTTTAATAGATGAATACGAGAAGAAGTATCATCCTATAGAAGCTCCTGATCCTATTGAGGCTATCAAGATAAGAATGGAAGAAATGCAGTTGAAGCAGAGAGATCTAGTGGATGAGATTGGAGGAAAGAACAGAGTTTCAGAGATTTTAAATAGAAAGAGAAAATTGACTTTGGAAATGGTGCGGAACTTAGCGACACGGTTGAATCTATCAGCAGCGATATTGATTAAAGATTATCAAATCTTAAAATGA
- a CDS encoding SusC/RagA family TonB-linked outer membrane protein, translating into MKNKLKLVARLVWLLTIASTFFAALPLHQAAGFGLANSVIVSAGNDKELKRTKTLSNVLEHLQVLHKVYFTYDINQIENQQVQIIKHPKGADLEEVLQGYLEQLDLNYRKSGDRNYVIYRANRDQEVNFIENTDIRSKSSDSQPWLSLTQRNAPPIMVVEQTISGTVTDAENGSGLPGVNILAKGTTIGTITDIEGRYSLTVPDETQTLVFSSVGYQTREVKIDGRSTIDLALAADVQALSEVVVVGYGTVKRSDLTGSVGSVSGEELNTVAQTSVDQALQGRVAGVRITQTNAEPGGGFSVRIRGTNSITAGNEPLYVVDGLPGTNPLNSLNPSDIESVEVLKDASATAIYGARGSNGVVIITTKQGKRESPLLVNYNVSVGLQEPTKMLDMMNAQEYMAFYNDLFSDRGDPIPFSPEDISAIGNGTNWQEEVLRSGNVQDHRLSFSGGSKDTQYYLSLGYFNQKGVILSSSFNRFSGRINLIHSISDKIDVGINFNNSIENKQSARIGLGVNVGAGVVGAALQLPPTDPIYDENGEYAFSLQDLSNPVGQANTIDDFDNTIRMFGNTYIDYKILSNLNARVNFGYSRRNTEGDLFFDTRTLIGQLNEGQAIKSFSDNTDYLIEFTSQYDPELGENHRLSLLGGFGYQQFVNNDFSASSQNFSSTAFGSNNLGAGEASQNLVGSNKQENTIVSGFARLNYNILDKYLLTGTFRADGSSRFGENNKVAYFPSGALAWRISNESFFPETEFIEDLKLRASIGISGNQEIGNGNSQILLGRGPVAVLDGIEYESIAPIQLANPDLKWETTRSFNIGMDMTFMEGRISGSIEYFKNTTRDLLLALPVPTTTGFGTSLQNVGDTENSGFEFNVVSRNLTGDLSWTTNFNFATLNNQVVSLGELPRILQGGVRFLNDFTLLQSGVPMNSYFGYEYAGVFQSESDISNSPTQANSYVGGRKFRDVDGDGEITPEDRTVLGDPFPDLTLGLNNVFRYKGFQLEFFFEGRFGYELANVTNIDSENPIDDLRNRQRYVLDRWTPTNSDSDVPSFISPSRPFDFNSRVIEDASFLRLRNFRVAYAFPGLENKNISGVTVYLAGQNLLTITDYRGYNPDINVLGASNTVVDYTAYPLARTYSIGIDVKF; encoded by the coding sequence ATGAAAAACAAACTCAAATTAGTTGCGAGGCTGGTGTGGTTGCTGACAATCGCCAGTACTTTTTTCGCTGCCCTGCCTCTACACCAGGCTGCCGGCTTCGGTCTTGCCAATAGTGTTATCGTTTCTGCCGGAAACGATAAAGAACTGAAGCGAACTAAGACACTCAGTAATGTACTGGAACACCTTCAAGTTCTTCACAAGGTGTATTTTACCTACGATATCAATCAAATTGAAAATCAGCAGGTACAGATTATCAAGCACCCAAAAGGAGCTGACTTGGAAGAGGTGCTGCAAGGATACCTTGAGCAGCTTGACCTGAACTACCGCAAATCCGGTGACAGGAACTACGTGATCTACCGTGCTAACAGAGATCAGGAGGTGAATTTCATTGAAAATACTGATATCCGCAGTAAGAGCAGTGACAGCCAGCCCTGGCTCAGTTTAACCCAGCGTAATGCCCCACCGATAATGGTGGTGGAGCAAACGATCTCCGGTACTGTAACGGATGCAGAGAATGGGAGCGGACTCCCTGGCGTCAATATTCTGGCCAAAGGTACCACCATCGGTACCATCACCGATATTGAAGGGAGATACAGCCTGACCGTACCCGATGAAACCCAGACGCTGGTCTTTTCATCCGTAGGCTATCAAACCCGGGAGGTCAAGATTGATGGGCGTAGCACTATTGACCTCGCTTTGGCTGCCGATGTGCAGGCACTTTCCGAAGTGGTCGTGGTTGGATATGGTACTGTAAAGAGAAGCGACCTAACTGGCTCAGTGGGTTCAGTGAGTGGTGAGGAACTAAACACTGTTGCCCAGACTTCGGTAGACCAGGCTTTACAGGGAAGAGTGGCAGGTGTTCGAATAACCCAAACAAATGCTGAGCCTGGTGGTGGATTTTCGGTTAGGATACGAGGAACAAATTCTATTACCGCCGGAAACGAACCATTATACGTGGTAGATGGCTTACCGGGCACCAATCCTTTGAATTCATTAAATCCCTCTGATATAGAGTCAGTTGAGGTGCTGAAAGATGCTTCAGCTACAGCCATCTACGGGGCAAGAGGGTCAAATGGTGTAGTGATTATTACTACCAAGCAGGGCAAAAGAGAGTCTCCCCTGCTAGTCAATTACAATGTCTCAGTAGGCTTGCAGGAACCTACTAAAATGCTAGACATGATGAATGCCCAGGAATATATGGCGTTTTACAATGACCTGTTTAGTGATAGAGGCGATCCAATACCTTTTAGCCCGGAAGATATTAGTGCTATTGGCAATGGCACAAACTGGCAGGAGGAAGTATTACGTTCCGGCAATGTGCAGGATCACCGGCTTTCTTTCTCCGGAGGTTCTAAAGACACTCAGTATTATTTGTCTCTCGGTTATTTTAATCAAAAAGGAGTAATCCTCAGCAGCAGTTTCAATAGATTTTCAGGACGAATCAACCTGATACACTCGATTAGTGACAAAATAGATGTGGGCATTAATTTTAATAATAGCATTGAAAACAAACAATCAGCGCGTATCGGTCTCGGCGTAAATGTTGGTGCCGGTGTAGTGGGAGCAGCATTACAGTTACCTCCTACCGATCCGATATATGATGAGAATGGAGAGTATGCCTTTAGTTTGCAGGATTTAAGTAATCCTGTTGGGCAAGCCAACACGATAGATGATTTTGATAATACTATCCGCATGTTCGGAAATACTTACATTGACTATAAAATTCTCAGTAATTTGAATGCAAGGGTTAATTTTGGATACAGTCGGAGGAATACTGAAGGAGATTTATTTTTTGATACAAGAACGCTTATTGGACAACTTAACGAAGGGCAGGCTATTAAAAGCTTTAGTGATAATACCGATTATCTGATTGAGTTTACTTCTCAATATGACCCGGAACTGGGGGAAAATCATAGGTTATCGCTATTAGGTGGCTTTGGCTACCAGCAATTCGTCAACAATGACTTTTCTGCTTCTTCACAAAATTTCTCAAGTACGGCCTTCGGATCAAACAATTTAGGGGCAGGTGAGGCATCACAGAATCTGGTGGGTTCTAATAAGCAGGAGAATACCATCGTTTCAGGTTTTGCAAGGTTAAATTATAACATACTGGATAAATATTTGCTGACGGGTACGTTCAGGGCAGATGGCTCTTCCCGTTTCGGTGAAAACAATAAAGTGGCATATTTTCCTTCCGGTGCCTTAGCCTGGCGTATCTCAAATGAATCTTTTTTTCCTGAAACTGAATTCATTGAAGATCTTAAACTTAGGGCGAGTATCGGAATAAGTGGAAATCAGGAAATCGGAAACGGTAATTCCCAAATTCTGCTGGGTAGAGGTCCGGTAGCTGTACTGGACGGTATAGAATACGAGTCTATTGCTCCCATTCAGTTAGCCAATCCTGACCTCAAGTGGGAGACGACCCGATCTTTCAACATCGGGATGGACATGACTTTTATGGAAGGCCGTATCAGCGGATCCATTGAATACTTTAAAAATACAACGCGAGACTTGTTGCTTGCGCTGCCTGTGCCCACTACTACCGGTTTCGGTACCTCTCTTCAAAACGTAGGTGATACCGAAAACAGCGGTTTTGAATTTAATGTTGTTTCAAGAAACCTGACCGGAGACTTATCCTGGACTACCAATTTTAATTTTGCTACACTGAACAACCAGGTGGTTAGTCTGGGGGAACTTCCTCGTATCCTTCAGGGTGGGGTCAGATTTCTTAATGATTTCACTTTGCTTCAATCAGGTGTGCCTATGAATTCTTATTTTGGCTATGAGTATGCTGGTGTATTTCAGTCAGAGAGCGATATTAGCAACTCTCCCACTCAGGCTAATTCATATGTGGGCGGAAGAAAATTCAGAGATGTCGACGGAGATGGAGAAATTACGCCTGAAGATCGCACAGTATTGGGTGATCCTTTTCCCGATCTTACCCTCGGTCTAAATAATGTGTTCAGGTACAAAGGCTTTCAACTGGAATTCTTCTTTGAAGGCAGGTTTGGATATGAGCTGGCTAATGTCACCAATATTGACTCAGAGAACCCCATTGACGACCTGAGGAACCGGCAACGCTACGTACTGGATAGATGGACTCCTACCAATAGTGATAGCGATGTCCCGTCCTTCATCAGCCCTTCCCGTCCCTTTGATTTTAACAGTAGGGTGATTGAAGATGCTTCTTTTTTACGTTTGAGGAACTTCAGAGTAGCCTATGCTTTTCCAGGACTGGAAAACAAAAACATATCAGGTGTAACGGTTTATCTGGCAGGGCAAAACCTGCTTACAATTACCGATTATCGGGGCTATAATCCAGATATTAATGTACTTGGAGCTTCAAATACTGTGGTTGATTATACTGCCTATCCGCTGGCAAGAACCTATTCAATCGGAATTGATGTCAAATTTTAA
- a CDS encoding integrase core domain-containing protein yields the protein MPVYSDPSHPEQNGRHERMHRDLKAACAKPSAYDLRVQQRRLNCFVKEYNHVRPHEALEMQTPASVHEFSTRPFPERISNFDYDSELKVLKVSRNGSVRWGSYNWVYVSASLQGKYIGALEMGNGIWRVFYRNVFLGYFNENELRTKEQSVRLETNLV from the coding sequence ATGCCGGTGTATTCTGATCCTTCGCACCCTGAACAAAACGGACGGCATGAGCGCATGCATCGTGATTTGAAAGCTGCTTGCGCCAAACCTTCAGCTTATGATTTAAGAGTACAACAAAGACGTTTAAATTGTTTTGTAAAGGAGTATAATCATGTAAGACCCCACGAAGCTTTGGAGATGCAAACGCCTGCTTCCGTGCATGAATTTTCTACGCGTCCTTTTCCGGAAAGAATCTCCAACTTTGATTACGACTCAGAACTGAAAGTCTTGAAAGTAAGCAGGAACGGCTCTGTACGATGGGGCTCTTACAACTGGGTGTATGTATCCGCATCATTGCAAGGAAAATACATCGGAGCTTTGGAGATGGGCAACGGAATTTGGCGTGTGTTTTACAGAAATGTATTTTTAGGATACTTTAATGAAAATGAATTAAGAACTAAAGAACAATCAGTAAGGCTTGAAACGAATCTAGTGTAA